The Pirellulales bacterium genome includes a window with the following:
- a CDS encoding PVC-type heme-binding CxxCH protein: MKQTLRCGLLVWAAMVSFATAAENDFPRPYDSETDLSAVRLAPDAAAAAFRVSDGFHVGVFAAEPDVCNPIAVTWDTRGRLWVAENYTYSEQPKKFDLELRDRVLIFTDRDGDGRFDERRVFLDDAQRLTSVEVGRGGVWLMCPPRLLFVPNRDGDDRPDGPAETVLEGFDVPPENYHNFANGLRWGPDGWLYGRCGASSPGEIRRADAPEAYRVPLRGGVWRYHPVLKQFEAICHGTTNPWGHDWDRLGEAFFINTVNGHLWHTIAGAHLERPHTINANPLVYEPIEMHADHWHFDTGKGWTDSRKASGEHDRLGGGHAHVGMTIYLGQQWPAAYQGRLFTLNQHGRRMNVERLEREGSGYVGRHEPDILQSGDPWFRGVEVTYGPDGGVYLVDWSDTGECHENTGVHRNSGRIYKVTYGRPEAKPADDLTRLDIAELVAIESGANEWLVRAARRELTDRAARGGDVQPAVEALNRLVASDDAVVRLRAIWALTSLAATSRSQLMAMLADHDEHVRTWGVRLLTDLWPLDTAMGTSRAEAVVPDEEVLAALVARARDDHSGLVRLALASTLGRLPIALRPKLAAALLAHDEDVADHNLPALIWQTLIPLADRQPRQLLPLAVDARLPQFRVWTARRLAELAGKQPELLAELFRRVVDKQYEVRRDVVLGAVVGLAGQRKASQPDRWPALLASFSPPPAEVQDALRTLGVVFGDGRALDEVRRLALDDKAELDHRRAALETLVEAGPSDLRQVCEKLLKVRFLNTAALAGLARFDDPAIGRQLARSYRNFHHSERAAVIETLVSRPSFAGELLDQMAAGAIARGDVSAVQARQIRSFGDAKLTERLAAVWGELRDSPQDKQQLIDTLKQQLSAARLSNADKSRGRAIFAKSCATCHRMFGTGGEIGPDLTGGNRKNLDYLLSNIVDPSAAVSKDHLMSVLLLSDGRVVNGIVLAETEAAVTVQTAQTRQVISRIEIEERSPSKLSLMPDGLLQPLQPRDIADLFGYLMSDTQVEMAASAGASSAGAGP, translated from the coding sequence CGGCCGAAAACGATTTTCCGCGGCCTTACGACAGCGAGACCGACTTGTCGGCCGTGCGGCTGGCGCCCGATGCGGCCGCCGCGGCGTTTCGCGTGTCCGATGGATTTCACGTCGGCGTGTTCGCGGCCGAGCCCGATGTCTGTAACCCGATCGCCGTGACCTGGGACACGCGCGGCCGGCTGTGGGTGGCCGAGAATTACACATACTCGGAGCAACCGAAGAAGTTCGATCTGGAACTGCGCGACCGCGTGCTGATCTTCACCGACCGCGACGGCGATGGCCGCTTCGACGAGCGCCGCGTGTTTCTCGACGACGCCCAACGGTTGACCAGCGTCGAAGTCGGCCGGGGCGGCGTGTGGCTGATGTGCCCGCCGCGGTTGCTGTTTGTTCCCAACCGCGACGGCGACGACCGCCCCGACGGACCGGCCGAAACGGTGCTGGAAGGCTTTGATGTGCCACCCGAAAACTATCACAACTTTGCCAACGGCCTGCGTTGGGGACCCGATGGCTGGCTCTATGGCCGTTGCGGGGCTTCGTCGCCGGGAGAGATACGCCGGGCAGACGCTCCCGAAGCCTATCGCGTGCCGCTGCGCGGCGGCGTGTGGCGCTATCATCCGGTGCTCAAGCAGTTCGAGGCGATTTGCCACGGCACAACGAACCCTTGGGGACACGACTGGGACCGTCTCGGCGAAGCGTTCTTCATCAACACCGTCAACGGGCATCTCTGGCATACGATCGCCGGCGCCCACTTAGAGCGGCCGCACACGATCAACGCCAATCCGCTGGTCTACGAGCCGATCGAAATGCACGCCGACCACTGGCACTTCGACACCGGCAAGGGCTGGACCGACTCGCGCAAGGCCAGCGGCGAGCACGACCGGCTCGGCGGCGGCCACGCCCACGTCGGCATGACCATTTACTTGGGCCAACAGTGGCCGGCGGCTTATCAAGGCCGGCTGTTTACGCTCAATCAGCACGGGCGACGGATGAACGTCGAGCGGCTGGAGCGTGAGGGGAGCGGTTACGTCGGAAGGCACGAACCCGACATCTTGCAGTCCGGAGATCCCTGGTTCCGCGGCGTCGAAGTTACCTATGGACCCGATGGCGGCGTGTATCTCGTCGATTGGAGCGACACGGGCGAATGCCATGAAAACACGGGCGTACACCGCAATTCGGGCCGCATTTACAAGGTCACGTATGGCCGGCCCGAAGCGAAGCCGGCCGATGATCTCACGCGCCTGGACATCGCGGAACTGGTCGCGATCGAGAGTGGTGCGAACGAATGGCTGGTGCGTGCCGCACGCCGCGAACTGACCGATCGAGCGGCCCGTGGCGGCGACGTGCAGCCGGCGGTCGAAGCACTTAACCGGCTGGTCGCATCCGACGATGCTGTGGTGCGCCTACGTGCGATCTGGGCGCTTACATCGCTGGCCGCCACGTCTCGCTCGCAACTCATGGCCATGCTTGCCGACCACGACGAGCACGTCCGCACTTGGGGCGTCCGTTTGCTGACGGATCTTTGGCCGCTCGACACGGCCATGGGTACCTCGCGGGCCGAAGCCGTCGTGCCTGATGAAGAGGTGCTCGCCGCACTGGTCGCGCGAGCTCGCGACGACCATTCCGGCCTGGTGCGTCTGGCGTTGGCATCGACGTTGGGACGCTTGCCGATCGCCCTTCGACCGAAGCTGGCCGCGGCACTGCTGGCGCATGACGAGGACGTGGCCGACCATAATCTGCCGGCGCTGATCTGGCAGACGTTGATTCCGCTGGCCGACCGCCAACCGCGGCAGCTCTTACCGTTGGCCGTCGATGCCCGGCTGCCGCAGTTCCGCGTGTGGACCGCGCGACGCCTGGCGGAGCTGGCCGGCAAACAGCCTGAGCTGCTGGCCGAGTTGTTTCGCCGCGTCGTTGACAAGCAGTATGAAGTGCGGCGCGACGTGGTGTTGGGCGCGGTCGTCGGGCTGGCCGGGCAACGCAAGGCGTCCCAGCCCGATCGCTGGCCGGCCCTACTGGCGTCGTTCTCGCCGCCGCCGGCCGAAGTGCAAGACGCCCTGCGGACGTTGGGCGTGGTGTTTGGCGACGGTCGGGCCTTGGATGAGGTCCGGCGACTGGCGCTCGACGACAAAGCCGAGCTCGACCACCGCCGCGCCGCTCTCGAAACGCTGGTCGAAGCCGGTCCGTCGGACTTGCGCCAGGTCTGCGAAAAGCTGCTCAAAGTGCGGTTTTTGAACACCGCGGCCCTGGCGGGGCTGGCGCGCTTCGACGATCCGGCCATCGGCCGCCAGCTTGCCCGAAGCTATCGAAATTTTCATCATTCCGAACGGGCGGCCGTGATCGAAACGCTCGTCTCGCGGCCGAGTTTCGCCGGCGAGCTGCTCGACCAGATGGCCGCCGGTGCAATCGCCCGCGGCGACGTGAGCGCCGTACAGGCCCGGCAGATTCGCAGCTTCGGCGACGCAAAGTTGACCGAGCGACTGGCCGCCGTCTGGGGCGAGCTGCGCGACTCACCACAGGACAAGCAGCAGCTCATCGACACGCTGAAGCAGCAACTCTCGGCGGCGCGGCTCTCGAACGCCGACAAGAGCCGCGGCCGTGCGATTTTCGCCAAGTCGTGCGCCACCTGTCACCGGATGTTCGGCACGGGCGGCGAGATCGGCCCCGATTTGACGGGCGGCAACCGCAAGAACCTCGATTACTTGCTTTCCAACATCGTCGATCCCAGTGCCGCGGTGAGCAAAGACCATCTCATGTCGGTGCTGCTGCTGAGCGACGGCCGCGTGGTGAACGGCATCGTGCTGGCCGAGACCGAGGCGGCCGTGACCGTGCAGACCGCGCAAACTCGCCAGGTTATCTCGCGGATCGAAATCGAGGAGCGGTCACCCTCGAAGTTGTCGTTGATGCCCGATGGCCTGTTGCAACCTTTGCAGCCGCGCGACATCGCCGACCTGTTCGGCTATCTCATGAGCGACACGCAGGTGGAGATGGCGGCGAGCGCGGGAGCGTCGAGCGCTGGTGCCGGGCCATAG
- a CDS encoding TIGR04255 family protein — MADVERLPKFKDPPVVETALSVQFDPVPKFNNTHLGLFLHYLGKEWANASDAPPLPAQFERFEPVVSWENMGVQFQLTQEIALRMQARNASNDRMIQLQNGRLSFNWLGDSGIGYPSYDFVRPEFEAAAARLSHFLSEHQLGDLRPNQWEVTYLNHLPMGTVWKDTHEWAAPFRHLIASPGSPAGTKAESFGGEWHYEIVPQRGRLHVQLKSAWRKNDGPEAILLLVLTARGPAHSDGTDLLAGLDLGHETIVRAFADLTTEYAQRIWNRTQ; from the coding sequence ATGGCTGACGTCGAGCGACTGCCGAAGTTCAAGGATCCTCCGGTTGTCGAAACTGCTTTGAGCGTCCAGTTCGACCCGGTCCCTAAATTCAACAACACCCACCTGGGCCTCTTTCTTCATTATCTCGGCAAGGAGTGGGCGAATGCATCTGACGCTCCCCCGTTGCCTGCCCAATTCGAGCGATTTGAGCCGGTAGTTTCCTGGGAAAACATGGGCGTTCAGTTCCAGTTGACACAGGAAATCGCGCTGCGGATGCAAGCGCGCAATGCCTCCAACGATCGGATGATCCAGCTTCAGAATGGCCGTCTTTCCTTTAATTGGCTTGGTGATTCTGGCATCGGATATCCGAGCTACGATTTCGTCAGGCCAGAATTCGAAGCTGCGGCAGCACGCCTAAGCCACTTCTTATCGGAACACCAGCTTGGTGACCTTCGCCCAAACCAATGGGAGGTGACCTACCTGAATCATCTCCCCATGGGCACTGTGTGGAAGGACACTCACGAATGGGCGGCCCCGTTCCGACATTTGATTGCTTCTCCAGGAAGCCCGGCAGGGACCAAAGCCGAGAGTTTTGGGGGCGAGTGGCACTATGAGATAGTGCCACAGCGTGGCAGGCTGCACGTGCAGCTAAAAAGCGCTTGGCGTAAGAACGACGGTCCAGAAGCGATTCTCTTGCTCGTGTTGACTGCGCGCGGACCTGCGCACAGCGACGGCACAGATCTCCTCGCCGGTCTCGATTTGGGTCACGAAACCATTGTGAGGGCATTTGCGGATTTGACGACTGAATACGCCCAACGGATCTGGAATCGAACGCAATGA